In Oscillatoria acuminata PCC 6304, a single window of DNA contains:
- a CDS encoding TIGR03032 family protein, with the protein MAQVQQNTPFLTSDRELIPWLQQQQISLAFTTYQTSWLAVIGVNPETGQFSAFQRKFDRAMGLYCTHDRLYLSSKYQLWQLDNALAPGQLYQGYDKLYIPRIGYTTGDIDVHDVIVTDAGQPIFISTLLNCVATVSDRHSCKPLWKPPFISKIVNEDRCHLNGLAMVEGKPRYVTACSRSDVVDGWRDRRRDGGMVIDMESNEIIVSGLSMPHSPRCYQGKLWVLNSGTGEFGYVDLAAGKFEPIAFCPGYARGLAFWNNYAIVGLSKPRSGDGTFSGLLLNERLAQKDAEPRCGLLIIDLHTGTTIHWMRIEGTITELYDVGVLPGVQRPMALGFQTPEIEQLITLEEAIADPQESSENNNYNDLVSAGKTGDRPVVYSPQTPTTNIDRSQL; encoded by the coding sequence ATGGCACAAGTTCAACAAAACACTCCGTTTTTAACCAGCGATCGCGAATTGATTCCCTGGTTGCAACAACAGCAAATCAGTCTGGCGTTTACCACCTATCAAACCAGTTGGTTAGCGGTTATTGGCGTTAATCCCGAAACGGGACAATTTTCCGCCTTTCAACGTAAATTTGATCGCGCGATGGGATTGTACTGTACCCACGATCGCCTGTATCTGAGTTCCAAATATCAATTATGGCAACTGGATAACGCCTTGGCACCGGGACAATTGTATCAAGGATATGATAAACTCTACATTCCCCGTATCGGTTATACCACCGGGGATATAGACGTCCATGATGTGATTGTCACCGATGCAGGACAACCGATTTTTATCAGTACCTTACTCAATTGCGTGGCGACAGTGAGCGATCGCCACAGTTGCAAACCCTTATGGAAACCGCCATTTATTTCTAAAATAGTTAACGAAGATCGCTGTCACCTAAACGGATTGGCAATGGTGGAGGGAAAACCCCGCTACGTCACCGCTTGCAGTCGTTCCGACGTAGTAGATGGATGGCGCGACAGACGGCGCGACGGCGGCATGGTTATTGATATGGAAAGCAATGAAATTATCGTGAGTGGGTTGAGTATGCCCCATTCGCCGCGCTGTTATCAAGGTAAATTATGGGTACTCAATTCTGGCACAGGAGAATTTGGCTATGTGGATTTAGCTGCCGGGAAATTTGAGCCGATCGCCTTTTGTCCCGGATACGCCCGAGGACTGGCATTTTGGAATAATTACGCCATTGTGGGATTATCCAAACCGCGATCGGGAGATGGTACGTTTTCGGGATTATTGTTGAATGAACGACTCGCACAAAAAGATGCAGAACCCCGTTGTGGATTGCTGATTATCGATTTGCACACCGGGACGACGATACATTGGATGCGAATTGAGGGAACAATAACGGAATTATATGATGTCGGAGTGCTACCTGGGGTACAGCGTCCGATGGCGTTGGGATTTCAAACCCCAGAAATCGAGCAGTTGATCACCTTGGAGGAGGCGATCGCAGATCCTCAAGAGAGTTCCGAGAATAATAATTACAACGACCTAGTTTCTGCCGGTAAAACCGGCGATCGCCCGGTCGTATATTCCCCGCAAACCCCAACAACAAACATTGATCGGTCACAACTTTAA
- a CDS encoding Tudor-knot domain-containing protein: protein MDKSIIQLVDELPTDNITVKVLKALDYLMPGQWDNLVGFDQSIRAITGESDPQVIQKIRDRAVALYHDPNPGYQTAIKLYQTIDRADAALATAALANKVGEKISFLSFLNKMTPKADTTQTIDLLLKVVVELIAYCKLNGLPNPNPQQFAAALANTYQDAALMRMMALVCIDGVLPLGPNFLGKIHEVITGTEGSIITGNPVFVAVNNFIPGNSPSDKVGFINQGFEAVEGWMNNLVAKTGVTPQSIVQSLGKFIQIADDNLDFVAVFLDQATNYYEHTGIQTVARKLILDAQGSMNVGELPATVTTSTTSGYAVGQTVEVWDGEEEDWYEATILKVKEDEYFVHYVGYGSSDDDWVEEEDVRDRNYSPSDDYDYAIGQKVKVWDEDEEKWYSAIIQQVKRKKCFVHYLDYDSSYDEWVDNDEIS from the coding sequence GTGGACAAGTCCATTATTCAGTTAGTTGACGAGCTACCTACTGATAACATTACGGTAAAAGTGTTAAAAGCGCTGGATTATTTGATGCCCGGTCAGTGGGATAATTTAGTTGGTTTTGACCAGAGTATCCGAGCCATTACCGGAGAAAGTGACCCCCAGGTTATACAGAAGATTCGCGATCGCGCTGTGGCTTTGTATCATGACCCGAACCCGGGCTATCAAACCGCCATCAAGCTCTATCAGACGATTGACCGCGCTGATGCAGCGTTAGCCACGGCGGCTTTAGCTAACAAGGTGGGAGAAAAAATCAGCTTTTTGTCATTTTTAAATAAAATGACGCCGAAAGCAGATACGACACAAACCATTGATTTATTGCTGAAAGTTGTCGTAGAACTGATTGCCTACTGCAAACTAAATGGGTTGCCCAATCCTAATCCTCAACAATTTGCTGCTGCCTTGGCGAATACCTATCAAGATGCGGCGTTGATGCGGATGATGGCATTAGTTTGTATTGATGGCGTCTTGCCTCTTGGCCCTAATTTCCTGGGTAAAATTCACGAAGTGATCACCGGGACGGAGGGGAGTATCATCACTGGAAATCCGGTATTTGTAGCGGTGAATAATTTTATTCCTGGCAACAGTCCCTCGGATAAAGTGGGGTTTATTAATCAGGGGTTTGAGGCAGTAGAAGGGTGGATGAATAACCTGGTGGCTAAAACCGGGGTGACGCCTCAATCGATTGTCCAAAGTTTGGGTAAATTCATCCAAATTGCTGATGATAACTTGGACTTTGTAGCAGTATTTTTAGACCAAGCGACGAATTATTACGAACATACCGGGATTCAAACTGTAGCCCGAAAATTGATTTTGGATGCTCAGGGTTCTATGAATGTAGGGGAACTACCCGCAACGGTAACAACCTCAACAACCTCTGGGTATGCGGTGGGTCAAACGGTAGAAGTTTGGGATGGTGAGGAAGAGGATTGGTATGAGGCAACGATTCTCAAAGTTAAGGAGGATGAATACTTTGTGCATTATGTGGGGTATGGTTCCTCTGATGATGATTGGGTAGAGGAAGAAGATGTGCGCGATCGCAATTATTCGCCCTCGGATGACTATGACTATGCGATCGGTCAAAAGGTGAAAGTGTGGGATGAAGATGAGGAGAAATGGTACAGCGCCATCATCCAACAAGTTAAACGCAAGAAATGTTTCGTGCATTATCTCGATTATGATTCATCCTATGATGAATGGGTGGATAATGATGAAATCAGTTAA
- a CDS encoding CHASE2 domain-containing protein, which yields MSKVVVINLGYGNLLAGFPNVSVLLWEPENPRPLKFIGALPPATELEAIYRRWHLIYQALYRSPGWRPRIKIEREDITNVSQVEFADICTQYVQLIDEWLNAEEFRNIDRQLRSHLHHSDEIQVILETDDESVRRLPWHFWKFLSDYPKAEIALSAPQYQRVEKSHHRKQMRILAILGDSNGIDIAGDRSTLSEIPDAETVFLVEPSRQEVDEQLWDDRGWDILFFAGHSESEKEGNRGLFAINPRDKIGISHLKLALKTAITRGLQLAIFNSCEGLGLAKELADLQIPQIIVMRESVADGVAHLFLVNFVKAFSRGSSFYLAVRQARERLQGVEDQFPCASWLPVICQNPAEVPMHWRSQPVAETQQSSKVGDRWVGLIPLAVTLMMIIIRQLGLLEGWELKAYDHFMRSRPPEPPDSRILIVEITQPDIQLQGTYPIPDATLTQLLQQLERHQPRAVGLTLYRDLPVPPGPHAELIAQMQQQSNLFAICSFDKSHRESVRSPVGIPEERLGFDDALIDPDEVVRRHLLFMKQQPECPTLTSLSFQLAAEYLKAENIEPQRLTDSRIELGKAIFTQMKPNTGGYKTLGKGGWDILLNYRPFPIAQTLTLTEVLNGEFNPNLVRDRIVLIGTTSRVEATVFFTPYSISKFPSQKVPGVLLQAQKVSEIISAALDERPMIKVWSGWKELLWIGLWSGVGSAIAWCIRGRIRRVSAISVAIGLLYFLCYLLFLQSTWVPLIPPALGLVLCYWSLVIGPLTRDKGQTTRD from the coding sequence TTGTCAAAAGTAGTTGTTATCAATCTTGGATATGGCAATTTGCTCGCCGGTTTCCCCAACGTTAGTGTGCTGCTTTGGGAACCGGAAAATCCGCGTCCGCTGAAATTTATTGGCGCTTTACCTCCTGCGACAGAATTAGAGGCGATTTATCGGCGATGGCACCTGATTTATCAAGCACTTTATCGCAGTCCCGGATGGCGTCCTCGCATCAAAATCGAGCGGGAAGATATTACTAATGTTTCTCAAGTGGAGTTTGCGGATATTTGCACTCAATATGTTCAACTGATTGATGAATGGTTGAATGCTGAGGAATTTAGAAATATCGATCGCCAATTGCGATCGCATCTCCACCACTCCGATGAAATCCAAGTGATTCTGGAAACTGATGATGAATCGGTGCGGCGTTTACCCTGGCATTTCTGGAAGTTTTTGTCTGATTATCCCAAAGCCGAAATTGCTTTAAGCGCTCCTCAGTATCAGCGCGTGGAAAAATCTCATCACAGAAAGCAGATGAGAATTTTAGCCATTTTGGGAGATAGCAACGGCATCGATATCGCAGGCGATCGCTCTACTTTATCAGAAATCCCCGATGCGGAAACCGTGTTTTTGGTCGAACCCTCCCGTCAGGAAGTTGACGAACAGTTATGGGACGATCGCGGTTGGGATATTTTATTTTTTGCGGGTCATAGTGAAAGTGAAAAAGAGGGAAACCGAGGTTTATTCGCTATCAACCCCAGAGATAAAATTGGAATTTCTCATCTGAAATTGGCGCTGAAAACAGCAATTACTCGCGGATTGCAGTTGGCGATTTTTAATTCTTGCGAGGGGTTGGGATTAGCCAAAGAACTGGCAGATTTACAGATTCCCCAAATTATTGTGATGCGAGAATCCGTTGCCGATGGGGTGGCGCACCTATTTTTGGTGAATTTTGTTAAGGCTTTTTCTAGGGGTTCTTCTTTTTATTTAGCGGTGCGACAAGCGCGGGAACGGTTGCAAGGAGTAGAAGATCAATTTCCTTGTGCGAGTTGGTTGCCGGTGATTTGTCAAAATCCGGCGGAAGTGCCAATGCATTGGCGATCGCAACCTGTAGCAGAAACTCAGCAATCCTCTAAAGTTGGCGATCGCTGGGTGGGGTTGATTCCTTTGGCAGTCACCTTGATGATGATCATCATCCGCCAATTGGGACTATTGGAGGGATGGGAACTCAAAGCGTATGACCATTTCATGCGATCGCGTCCTCCGGAACCCCCAGACTCCCGGATTTTAATCGTGGAAATTACCCAACCCGATATACAATTGCAGGGAACCTATCCGATTCCTGATGCCACCTTAACCCAACTGTTGCAACAATTAGAACGGCATCAACCGCGAGCAGTCGGCTTAACCCTCTATCGAGATTTACCCGTTCCTCCGGGTCCTCATGCAGAATTAATTGCTCAGATGCAGCAGCAATCGAATCTATTTGCCATCTGTAGCTTTGATAAATCTCATCGAGAATCAGTGCGATCGCCTGTCGGAATTCCCGAAGAACGATTAGGATTTGATGATGCGCTCATCGATCCAGATGAGGTGGTGCGTCGGCATCTCTTATTTATGAAACAGCAACCGGAATGCCCAACTCTCACTTCTTTGAGCTTTCAACTGGCTGCCGAATATCTCAAAGCGGAAAACATTGAACCCCAAAGGCTAACAGACAGCAGAATTGAGCTAGGAAAAGCTATTTTTACCCAGATGAAACCGAATACGGGAGGATATAAAACCTTGGGAAAGGGAGGGTGGGATATCCTGTTAAATTATCGTCCTTTTCCCATTGCCCAAACTCTTACTTTGACAGAAGTTTTAAATGGAGAATTTAACCCCAATTTAGTGAGAGACCGAATTGTCCTGATCGGGACGACCAGTCGAGTCGAAGCTACAGTTTTTTTCACCCCCTACTCCATCAGCAAATTCCCCTCGCAAAAAGTACCCGGAGTCCTGCTCCAAGCCCAGAAAGTGAGTGAGATTATCAGTGCAGCATTGGATGAACGTCCGATGATTAAAGTATGGAGTGGGTGGAAAGAACTGCTCTGGATTGGACTGTGGTCAGGGGTAGGAAGTGCGATCGCCTGGTGCATTCGAGGGAGAATCAGGAGAGTCAGTGCCATCTCCGTGGCGATCGGGCTTCTCTATTTCCTCTGCTATCTGCTATTCCTCCAAAGCACCTGGGTTCCCCTCATCCCCCCAGCATTGGGATTGGTCTTATGTTATTGGTCATTGGTCATTGGTCCTTTGACAAGGGACAAGGGACAAACAACAAGGGACTAG
- a CDS encoding CHAT domain-containing protein, whose amino-acid sequence MPVLAQTGEESLAQEARRLYELGYEQTDRGEFQEALATFERALAMALQGGDRNLEGVILNDIAVVYRILGDYPQALEFLNQAFTLRQDINDTSGIGQTLVNFGAVYQSLADYPQALDYYQQALPILQGEQERYGEAVILTNMGELYRQLGQPKKALGSFENALSLFEEEGDRFAMGITLANIGAAYDALGELSPSLEFYQKSLAIATEVEDNLGIGQTWINIGAIHEKLADYPQAIQAYQQGLAVMMELGEVDSIGQAFNNLGSVHRLMGDYAQALDFYERALEIRENIGNRAGMAVTLNNKGVALFESGKIPEATETLYAGIDVLESLRPGLSDINKVSIFDKYRHTYGVLQKALIAQNQAEKALTVAERGRARAFVELIAKRLSPAAAQEFSDRQIPPPTIQDIQQVAAEQNATLVEYSIVVDNSSKNSALFIWVVKPTGEITFREVDLSQLEGFRDNLVPFLVSEETDAPSETLLTALVRGSRSFITETQPSIPRREIDPIYLKQLHELLIAPIADLLPQTPEEKVIFIPHQELFFVPFPALIDESDRYLIEKHTILTSPGIQVLQIARKAKRDRPRKTEGALVVGNPVMPIFARNPGEEAVGLGNLPAAEQEATAIAAMLNTQPLIGSEATETAVVERIGSAGIVHLATHGLLDDFSESGLLGAIALAPSDRDDGLLTSEEIIGLELNAGLVVLSACSTGGGSITGDGIIGLSRAVIGAGAESVIVSLWTADDQATAQLMEEFYRVLPQTGDRAVALRQAMLATMQQYPDVKKWAAFTLIGESASR is encoded by the coding sequence TTGCCGGTATTGGCACAAACTGGGGAAGAAAGTCTCGCTCAAGAAGCGCGGCGGTTGTATGAACTAGGTTATGAACAGACCGATCGCGGCGAGTTTCAGGAGGCGCTGGCGACATTTGAGCGCGCTTTGGCAATGGCGCTGCAAGGTGGCGATCGCAACTTGGAAGGAGTGATTTTAAATGATATTGCTGTCGTTTATCGCATCCTCGGCGACTATCCCCAAGCGTTGGAATTTTTAAACCAAGCATTCACTCTGCGTCAAGACATTAATGATACCTCGGGAATCGGACAAACTCTGGTTAATTTCGGTGCGGTTTATCAATCTCTAGCTGACTATCCCCAAGCCCTCGATTACTATCAGCAAGCCTTGCCAATTCTCCAAGGGGAGCAAGAACGATATGGGGAAGCGGTAATTCTCACCAATATGGGAGAGCTTTACAGACAATTAGGACAGCCGAAAAAGGCTCTGGGTTCATTTGAAAACGCTCTATCCTTGTTTGAGGAAGAGGGCGATCGGTTTGCAATGGGTATCACTTTGGCCAATATTGGAGCGGCTTATGATGCTCTGGGTGAATTATCCCCATCCCTAGAATTTTACCAAAAAAGTTTGGCGATCGCCACAGAAGTCGAAGACAACCTCGGAATCGGTCAAACTTGGATTAATATCGGCGCAATTCATGAAAAATTAGCCGATTATCCCCAAGCGATTCAAGCCTATCAGCAAGGATTGGCGGTAATGATGGAGCTAGGGGAGGTAGATTCTATCGGACAAGCCTTCAACAATTTGGGTTCAGTTCATCGACTGATGGGGGACTATGCTCAAGCCTTAGACTTCTATGAGCGCGCCTTAGAAATTCGCGAAAATATCGGCAATAGAGCAGGGATGGCGGTGACGCTCAATAATAAAGGTGTCGCGTTGTTTGAATCCGGAAAAATTCCCGAGGCAACGGAAACATTATATGCAGGAATTGATGTTTTAGAATCCTTACGTCCGGGGTTGAGCGATATCAATAAAGTCTCCATTTTTGATAAATATCGGCATACTTATGGAGTGCTGCAAAAAGCATTAATTGCCCAAAATCAAGCCGAGAAAGCATTAACCGTGGCGGAAAGAGGTCGCGCTCGGGCTTTTGTGGAATTAATTGCCAAACGGCTTTCTCCAGCAGCGGCACAAGAATTTAGCGATCGCCAAATTCCTCCTCCCACAATTCAAGACATTCAGCAAGTCGCGGCAGAGCAAAATGCGACTTTGGTTGAATATTCAATTGTAGTGGATAATTCTTCTAAAAATTCCGCTTTGTTCATTTGGGTGGTGAAACCCACAGGTGAAATCACGTTTCGGGAAGTGGATTTAAGCCAGTTAGAAGGATTTCGTGATAATTTAGTCCCGTTTTTGGTCAGTGAGGAAACCGACGCGCCCTCGGAAACGCTATTAACCGCATTGGTGCGAGGCAGTCGTTCTTTTATCACAGAAACACAGCCTAGCATTCCCAGACGCGAAATTGACCCGATATACTTAAAGCAATTGCACGAATTATTGATAGCGCCAATTGCGGATTTACTTCCCCAAACTCCCGAAGAGAAGGTGATATTCATCCCCCACCAAGAGTTGTTTTTTGTGCCGTTTCCCGCGCTGATTGATGAAAGCGATCGCTACTTAATCGAAAAACATACCATTCTCACATCGCCCGGAATTCAAGTTTTGCAAATTGCTCGAAAAGCGAAACGCGATCGCCCCAGGAAAACAGAAGGTGCTTTAGTGGTGGGTAATCCGGTGATGCCGATTTTTGCAAGAAACCCGGGAGAAGAAGCAGTGGGATTGGGTAATTTACCTGCGGCGGAACAAGAAGCGACTGCGATTGCGGCGATGCTGAATACTCAACCGTTAATCGGAAGTGAGGCAACGGAGACGGCAGTGGTAGAACGGATCGGTTCTGCTGGAATCGTCCATCTGGCAACTCACGGGTTACTGGATGATTTTAGTGAGTCGGGTTTGTTGGGGGCGATCGCCTTGGCACCGAGCGATCGCGATGACGGATTGCTCACTTCTGAAGAAATTATCGGGTTGGAGTTAAATGCCGGTTTGGTGGTGTTGAGTGCTTGCAGTACAGGGGGAGGAAGCATTACCGGCGATGGCATTATTGGATTATCTCGCGCCGTCATCGGTGCCGGTGCTGAAAGTGTGATTGTCTCGTTATGGACAGCCGACGATCAGGCCACCGCACAATTGATGGAGGAGTTTTACCGGGTACTCCCCCAAACTGGCGATCGGGCGGTAGCTTTGCGACAAGCAATGCTGGCAACGATGCAACAGTATCCTGATGTGAAGAAATGGGCCGCATTTACCCTGATTGGCGAATCGGCGAGTCGGTGA
- a CDS encoding DUF1822 family protein: protein MMTNLTIPMLIAGTSRRLAKQFALEQPNRQKAEQVYFNTLAVCVVKDYLEWMGIATEVSAAESWNAIARLGSNVADLPVTGLGRIECRPMREHEPNCHIPREVWCDRIGYVVVEIQDSLKEAKIVGFINSIDSQQFPLNQLQPIETLLTTLAELRLGVSSTPAIASNSPMVFLSQWLQGSFAESWQSFQAIFGTETLAYHFRNSPREGDGGVERAKLIDLEMQFATQVVVLLVALTPEGDRIAVRVRLYPPDGETYLPPNLRLALLSPEGDVLQEVRSRRQDNYIQLPRFTGEPGERFSIQVALENATIIEQFEI, encoded by the coding sequence ATGATGACTAATCTTACCATACCGATGTTGATTGCTGGAACTTCGCGCCGCCTTGCGAAGCAGTTTGCACTTGAACAACCGAATCGTCAGAAAGCTGAACAAGTTTATTTTAATACCCTAGCGGTTTGCGTGGTGAAGGATTATTTGGAATGGATGGGAATTGCTACCGAAGTGAGTGCGGCAGAAAGTTGGAATGCGATCGCTCGTTTAGGAAGCAATGTTGCTGATTTACCCGTGACGGGATTGGGACGGATTGAATGTCGTCCCATGCGAGAACATGAGCCAAATTGTCACATTCCCCGGGAAGTTTGGTGCGATCGCATTGGGTATGTGGTGGTAGAAATCCAAGACTCCCTGAAGGAAGCAAAGATTGTGGGATTTATCAACAGTATTGATTCCCAACAGTTCCCTCTCAATCAGTTACAACCCATCGAAACTTTGCTAACAACCTTGGCAGAGTTGCGCCTTGGGGTTTCCTCTACCCCGGCGATCGCCTCCAACTCTCCTATGGTGTTCCTCAGTCAATGGTTGCAAGGTTCTTTTGCCGAGTCTTGGCAATCATTTCAAGCCATTTTCGGCACAGAAACACTCGCTTATCATTTCCGAAATTCTCCCCGCGAAGGGGATGGGGGAGTGGAACGCGCCAAACTGATAGACTTAGAAATGCAGTTTGCCACCCAAGTGGTGGTGTTGTTGGTGGCACTCACCCCAGAAGGCGATCGCATTGCCGTGAGAGTGCGACTGTATCCCCCAGATGGAGAAACTTATTTACCGCCGAATCTAAGATTGGCATTGCTGTCGCCAGAGGGGGATGTTCTCCAAGAAGTGCGATCCAGGCGTCAGGATAACTACATCCAACTTCCCCGTTTTACGGGTGAACCGGGGGAACGCTTTTCTATCCAAGTTGCGCTAGAAAATGCCACAATTATTGAACAATTTGAAATTTAA
- the ilvA gene encoding threonine ammonia-lyase, biosynthetic, with protein MYCDYLVQILTARVYDVAQETPLEYAPNLSARLDNQLLLKREDMQSVFSFKLRGAYNKMAQLPPDLLAKGVIAASAGNHAQGVALGASRLGTQAIIVMPVTTPQVKVDAVKSRGGVVVLHGDTYDDAYAYARELEAEKGLTFIHPFDDPHVIAGQGTIGMEILRQHQKPIHAIFVAIGGGGLISGIAAYVKRLRPEIKIIGVEPIDADAMSQSLQAGHRVRLSQVGLFADGVAVREVGEETFRLCQQYVDDIILVGTDDTCAAIKDVFEDTRSIVEPAGALAIAGAKAYVEREGIQGETLIAIACGANMNFDRLRFVAERAEFGERREAIFAVTIPEEPGSLRKFGDCIGRRNLTEFNYRIADQKEAHIFVGMQIANRADAANMVETFEANGFKTLDLTDDELTKLHLRHMVGGHSPLAHNELLYRFEFPERPGALMKFVGHMSRNWNISLFHYRNNGSDYGRIVVGMQVPPEEMQEWQAFLDNVGYRYWDENKNPAYTLFLG; from the coding sequence ATGTATTGCGATTACCTGGTCCAAATCTTGACCGCCCGTGTCTACGATGTTGCCCAAGAAACGCCCCTAGAGTATGCCCCCAATCTCTCCGCCCGACTGGATAATCAACTCCTGCTCAAACGAGAAGATATGCAGTCCGTGTTTTCCTTTAAATTGCGGGGTGCATACAATAAAATGGCGCAACTGCCGCCGGACCTCCTGGCAAAAGGCGTGATTGCCGCTTCCGCAGGCAACCATGCTCAAGGGGTCGCCCTTGGTGCCTCTCGTCTAGGAACCCAGGCGATTATCGTCATGCCGGTGACAACGCCTCAAGTCAAGGTGGATGCAGTTAAATCCCGTGGAGGAGTGGTGGTGTTGCATGGGGATACTTATGATGATGCTTATGCTTATGCCCGGGAATTGGAGGCGGAAAAAGGATTAACTTTTATTCATCCCTTTGATGACCCTCACGTAATTGCGGGACAGGGAACCATTGGCATGGAAATTTTACGGCAACATCAGAAACCGATTCATGCCATTTTTGTGGCGATCGGGGGGGGTGGTTTAATTTCGGGAATTGCCGCCTATGTCAAGCGCTTACGTCCAGAAATTAAAATTATCGGCGTTGAACCCATAGATGCTGATGCCATGTCCCAATCCCTGCAAGCGGGACATCGCGTGCGCTTATCTCAAGTGGGATTATTTGCCGATGGGGTAGCGGTTCGAGAAGTTGGGGAAGAAACATTCCGGTTGTGTCAACAATATGTAGATGATATTATCCTCGTTGGCACCGATGATACTTGTGCGGCGATTAAAGATGTATTTGAAGATACGCGATCGATTGTAGAACCCGCTGGTGCCTTGGCGATCGCTGGTGCGAAAGCGTATGTAGAACGAGAAGGCATCCAAGGCGAAACCTTAATTGCGATCGCCTGCGGTGCAAACATGAACTTCGATCGCCTCCGCTTCGTCGCCGAACGTGCCGAATTTGGAGAACGTCGCGAAGCAATCTTTGCCGTCACCATTCCCGAAGAACCCGGAAGTCTCCGCAAATTTGGCGACTGTATCGGCAGACGAAATCTCACAGAATTTAACTATCGCATCGCCGACCAAAAAGAAGCGCATATCTTCGTCGGAATGCAAATCGCCAACCGCGCCGATGCTGCTAACATGGTAGAAACCTTTGAGGCCAACGGATTCAAAACCCTCGACCTCACCGATGACGAACTCACCAAGTTACACCTCCGGCACATGGTCGGAGGACATTCCCCCCTCGCCCATAATGAATTACTCTACCGCTTTGAATTTCCCGAACGTCCCGGTGCCCTAATGAAATTTGTCGGCCACATGAGTCGCAACTGGAATATCAGCTTGTTCCACTATCGCAATAACGGGTCCGATTACGGACGCATAGTCGTCGGAATGCAAGTCCCGCCAGAAGAAATGCAAGAATGGCAAGCATTCCTCGATAATGTTGGATATCGCTACTGGGATGAAAATAAAAATCCTGCTTATACGCTGTTTTTAGGATAA
- a CDS encoding DUF928 domain-containing protein, with protein MSHPLGKPSNPGKLPIAIALIVFLGIVPVTRVYGTSDTELRRDSRQMPSPNWAIGTTFEPPDPDPPEGREGSGSRTSCPPVDKPLTGLIASQVNYTLSGHPTFWFYVPYPSNLPREVEFVLLDEQRTEVYKTVVPISDTPGIVSFRLPENIPPLEIGKQYLWQFSYRCNPRIRAEDDYVEGVVQRVAADSTFISQLEAATTPMQRVELYAANGLWHETLTTLAELRRDNPGNAQIAAEWTELLESIGLGHLANEAIGGCCRPLQ; from the coding sequence TTGTCACATCCTTTGGGGAAACCATCGAATCCGGGCAAATTGCCAATCGCGATCGCCCTGATTGTCTTCCTTGGCATCGTACCCGTCACCAGAGTTTACGGCACATCCGACACTGAATTACGCCGGGACAGTCGTCAAATGCCATCACCGAATTGGGCGATCGGCACCACATTTGAACCCCCGGATCCGGACCCGCCAGAGGGTCGCGAAGGTTCGGGGAGTCGCACCTCATGTCCGCCAGTGGATAAACCCTTGACCGGATTAATCGCATCTCAAGTCAATTATACCCTCTCCGGACATCCCACATTCTGGTTCTATGTGCCGTATCCTTCCAATTTACCCCGGGAAGTAGAGTTCGTCCTTCTGGATGAACAAAGAACCGAAGTCTACAAAACCGTCGTCCCGATTTCCGATACCCCAGGGATTGTCAGTTTCCGCCTACCGGAAAACATCCCCCCCTTAGAAATCGGCAAACAATACTTGTGGCAATTCTCCTATCGATGCAATCCCAGAATTCGCGCCGAAGACGACTATGTAGAAGGAGTAGTCCAACGAGTTGCCGCAGATAGCACATTCATCAGTCAACTAGAAGCAGCAACAACACCGATGCAGCGCGTCGAACTCTATGCAGCGAACGGGTTGTGGCATGAAACCCTCACCACCCTCGCCGAACTGCGCCGCGATAATCCAGGGAATGCACAGATTGCCGCAGAATGGACGGAACTTCTGGAATCTATTGGATTGGGTCATCTGGCAAATGAGGCGATCGGGGGGTGTTGTCGTCCCTTGCAGTAG